A single genomic interval of Sebastes umbrosus isolate fSebUmb1 chromosome 9, fSebUmb1.pri, whole genome shotgun sequence harbors:
- the kif3a gene encoding kinesin-like protein KIF3A isoform X1, which produces MPSNKLEKPDKQEGNDNVKVVVRCRPLNQKEKMMSHRQAVTVDEHRGTITVNKLETPHEPPKTFTFDTVFGQESKQLDVYNLTARPIVDSVLAGYNGTIFAYGQTGTGKTFTMEGVRAVPELRGIIPNSFAHVFGHIAKAEGDTRFLVRVSYLEIYNEEVRDLLGKDQMQRLEVKERPDVGVYIKDLSGYVVNNADDMDRIMTLGHKNRSVGATNMNEHSSRSHAIFTITIECSEKGVDGNQHVRMGKLHLVDLAGSERQGKTGATGQRLKEATKINLSLSTLGNVISALVDGKSTHVPYRNSKLTRLLQDSLGGNSKTMMCANIGPADYNYDETISTLRYANRAKNIKNKARINEDPKDALLRQFQKEIEELKKKLVEGEEISGSEGSGSEEMDEGDDEGGVAGEGRRRRREERGKKKVSPDKMVEMQAKIEEERKALEAKLDMEEEERNKARAELEKREKDLLKAQQEHHLLQDKLSALEKKVIVGGVDLLAKAEEQEKLLQESNNELEERRRRAEQLRRELEEKEQERLDIEEKYTSLQEEAQGKTKKLKKVWTMLMAAKSEMADLQQEHHREIEGLLENIRQLSRELRLQMLIIDNFIPQEYQEMIENYVHWNEDIGEWQLKCVAYTGNNMRKQTPAPDKKEKDPFEVDLSHVYLAYTEESMRQSLMKLERPRTSKSGKSGRPKTGRRKRSAKPDAVIESLLQ; this is translated from the exons ATGCCG agcaaTAAGCTTGAGAAACCTGACAAGCAGGAGGGGAATGATAACGTCAAGGTGGTGGTGAGATGTCGTCCCCTCAACCAGAAGGAGAAGATGATGAGCCACAGACAGGCCGTCACGGTGGACGAGCACCGTGGGACCATTACAGTCAACAAACTGGAGACTCCCCATGAGCCTCCCAAGACCTTCACCTTTGACACCGTGTTTGGACAAGAAAGCAAACAGCTGGATGTCTACAATCTCACTGCCCGCCCCATCGTTGACTCAGTATTAGCGGGATACAATG GCACCATTTTTGCATATGGGCAAACTGGCACCGGAAAAACATTCACCATGGAGGGTGTGAGAGCAGTGCCAGAACTCAGAGGGATAATCCCAAACTCCTTTGCTCATGTTTTTGGTCACATTGCCAAGGCAGAGGGTGACACAAG GTTTTTGGTTCGTGTTTCGTACCTGGAAATTTACAATGAGGAAGTGCGAGACTTGTTGGGCAAAGACCAGATGCAAAGGCTAGAG GTGAAAGAAAGACCAGATGTTGGCGTGTATATCAAAGACCTCTCTGGTTACGTCGTGAACAATGCCGACGACATGGACAGGATTATGACGCTGGGCCACAAAAATC GGTCTGTCGGTGCCACAAACATGAATGAACACAGCTCCCGTTCTCATGCTATCTTCACCATCACCATCGAGTGCAGTGAGAAGGGTGTGGATGGAAACCAGCATGTGCGCATGGGAAAGCTTCATCTGGTTGATCTTGCA GGCTCCGAGAGACAGGGCAAAACTGGAGCCACAGGTCAGCGTTTAAAGGAAGCAACAAAGatcaacctctctctctccacgctGGGTAACGTCATCTCTGCTCTGGTGGACGGCAAGAGCACACACGTGCCCTACAGGAACTCTAAACTGACCCGTCTGCTGCAGGATTCACTGGGAGGAAACTCCAAGACCATGATG TGTGCAAATATAGGCCCTGCAGACTATAACTATGATGAGACCATCAGTACCCTGCGCTACGCTAATAGGGCTAAAAACATCAAGAACAAAGCCAGGATCAATGAGGATCCTAAGGATGCTCTACTGCGCCAGTTTCAGAAGGAGATTGAAGAGCTAAAGAAGAAACTGGTGGAAG GTGAAGAGATCTCTGGCTCAGAGGGCAGTGGATCAGAGGAGAtggatgaaggtgatgatgaaggAGGGGTGGCAGGAGAAGGCCGCAGGAGAAGGAGAG AAGAAAGAG GGAAGAAGAAGGTTTCCCCAGACAAGATGGTAGAGATGCAGGCAAAGATTGAAGAGGAAAGGAAGGCCTTGGAGGCTAAgctggacatggaggaggaggagaggaacaaGGCAAGAGCGGAGCtagagaagagggagaaggaCCTTCTGAAAGCCCA GCAAGAGCATCACCTTCTGCAGGACAAATTGTCGGCCTTAGAGAAGAAGGTGATCGTGGGTGGGGTGGACCTCTTGGCCAAGGCTGAGGAGCAGGAGAAGCTTTTGCAGGAGTCCAACAATGAACTGGAAGAACGTCGCAGGAGAGCGGAGCAGCTGCGgagggagctggaggagaaaGAG CAAGAACGTCTGGACATAGAAGAGAAGTACACTAGTTTGCAGGAGGAGGCTCAAGGAAAGACCAAGAAGCTGAAGAAAGTATGGACCATGCTGATGGCTGCCAAATCAGAA ATGGCAGATCTGCAGCAAGAGCACCACAGAGAGATCGAGGGCCTCCTAGAGAACATCCGCCAGCTGAGTCGAGAGCTGCGGCTCCAGATGCTCATCATAGACAACTTTATTCCCCAGGAATAccag GAGATGATAGAGAATTACGTGCACTGGAATGAAGACATTGGAGAATGGCAGCTG AAATGTGTGGCATACACTGGCAACAATATGAGAAAACAAACCCCTGCtccagacaaaaaagaaaaagat CCATTTGAGGTGGATCTTTCCCATGTGTATCTGGCCTACACAGAGGAGAGCATGCGGCAGTCACTGATGAAACTAGAGAGACCCAGAACCTCTAAAAGTGGCAAGAGTGGCCGACCCAAGACTGGGCGCAG GAAAAGATCTGCAAAGCCAGACGCTGTGATCGAATCCCTTCTGCAGTGA
- the kif3a gene encoding kinesin-like protein KIF3A isoform X5, which translates to MPSNKLEKPDKQEGNDNVKVVVRCRPLNQKEKMMSHRQAVTVDEHRGTITVNKLETPHEPPKTFTFDTVFGQESKQLDVYNLTARPIVDSVLAGYNGTIFAYGQTGTGKTFTMEGVRAVPELRGIIPNSFAHVFGHIAKAEGDTRFLVRVSYLEIYNEEVRDLLGKDQMQRLEVKERPDVGVYIKDLSGYVVNNADDMDRIMTLGHKNRSVGATNMNEHSSRSHAIFTITIECSEKGVDGNQHVRMGKLHLVDLAGSERQGKTGATGQRLKEATKINLSLSTLGNVISALVDGKSTHVPYRNSKLTRLLQDSLGGNSKTMMCANIGPADYNYDETISTLRYANRAKNIKNKARINEDPKDALLRQFQKEIEELKKKLVEGEEISGSEGSGSEEMDEGDDEGGVAGEGRRRRRDSSSSSNSSEFACCSSGPPPTEDKPHNKERGKKKVSPDKMVEMQAKIEEERKALEAKLDMEEEERNKARAELEKREKDLLKAQQEHHLLQDKLSALEKKVIVGGVDLLAKAEEQEKLLQESNNELEERRRRAEQLRRELEEKEQERLDIEEKYTSLQEEAQGKTKKLKKVWTMLMAAKSEMADLQQEHHREIEGLLENIRQLSRELRLQMLIIDNFIPQEYQEMIENYVHWNEDIGEWQLKCVAYTGNNMRKQTPAPDKKEKDPFEVDLSHVYLAYTEESMRQSLMKLERPRTSKSGKSGRPKTGRRKRSAKPDAVIESLLQ; encoded by the exons ATGCCG agcaaTAAGCTTGAGAAACCTGACAAGCAGGAGGGGAATGATAACGTCAAGGTGGTGGTGAGATGTCGTCCCCTCAACCAGAAGGAGAAGATGATGAGCCACAGACAGGCCGTCACGGTGGACGAGCACCGTGGGACCATTACAGTCAACAAACTGGAGACTCCCCATGAGCCTCCCAAGACCTTCACCTTTGACACCGTGTTTGGACAAGAAAGCAAACAGCTGGATGTCTACAATCTCACTGCCCGCCCCATCGTTGACTCAGTATTAGCGGGATACAATG GCACCATTTTTGCATATGGGCAAACTGGCACCGGAAAAACATTCACCATGGAGGGTGTGAGAGCAGTGCCAGAACTCAGAGGGATAATCCCAAACTCCTTTGCTCATGTTTTTGGTCACATTGCCAAGGCAGAGGGTGACACAAG GTTTTTGGTTCGTGTTTCGTACCTGGAAATTTACAATGAGGAAGTGCGAGACTTGTTGGGCAAAGACCAGATGCAAAGGCTAGAG GTGAAAGAAAGACCAGATGTTGGCGTGTATATCAAAGACCTCTCTGGTTACGTCGTGAACAATGCCGACGACATGGACAGGATTATGACGCTGGGCCACAAAAATC GGTCTGTCGGTGCCACAAACATGAATGAACACAGCTCCCGTTCTCATGCTATCTTCACCATCACCATCGAGTGCAGTGAGAAGGGTGTGGATGGAAACCAGCATGTGCGCATGGGAAAGCTTCATCTGGTTGATCTTGCA GGCTCCGAGAGACAGGGCAAAACTGGAGCCACAGGTCAGCGTTTAAAGGAAGCAACAAAGatcaacctctctctctccacgctGGGTAACGTCATCTCTGCTCTGGTGGACGGCAAGAGCACACACGTGCCCTACAGGAACTCTAAACTGACCCGTCTGCTGCAGGATTCACTGGGAGGAAACTCCAAGACCATGATG TGTGCAAATATAGGCCCTGCAGACTATAACTATGATGAGACCATCAGTACCCTGCGCTACGCTAATAGGGCTAAAAACATCAAGAACAAAGCCAGGATCAATGAGGATCCTAAGGATGCTCTACTGCGCCAGTTTCAGAAGGAGATTGAAGAGCTAAAGAAGAAACTGGTGGAAG GTGAAGAGATCTCTGGCTCAGAGGGCAGTGGATCAGAGGAGAtggatgaaggtgatgatgaaggAGGGGTGGCAGGAGAAGGCCGCAGGAGAAGGAGAG acagtagcagcagcagcaatagctCAGAATTTGCCTGCTGCTCCTCAGGGCCACCCCCCACTGAGGATAAACCTCATAATA AAGAAAGAG GGAAGAAGAAGGTTTCCCCAGACAAGATGGTAGAGATGCAGGCAAAGATTGAAGAGGAAAGGAAGGCCTTGGAGGCTAAgctggacatggaggaggaggagaggaacaaGGCAAGAGCGGAGCtagagaagagggagaaggaCCTTCTGAAAGCCCA GCAAGAGCATCACCTTCTGCAGGACAAATTGTCGGCCTTAGAGAAGAAGGTGATCGTGGGTGGGGTGGACCTCTTGGCCAAGGCTGAGGAGCAGGAGAAGCTTTTGCAGGAGTCCAACAATGAACTGGAAGAACGTCGCAGGAGAGCGGAGCAGCTGCGgagggagctggaggagaaaGAG CAAGAACGTCTGGACATAGAAGAGAAGTACACTAGTTTGCAGGAGGAGGCTCAAGGAAAGACCAAGAAGCTGAAGAAAGTATGGACCATGCTGATGGCTGCCAAATCAGAA ATGGCAGATCTGCAGCAAGAGCACCACAGAGAGATCGAGGGCCTCCTAGAGAACATCCGCCAGCTGAGTCGAGAGCTGCGGCTCCAGATGCTCATCATAGACAACTTTATTCCCCAGGAATAccag GAGATGATAGAGAATTACGTGCACTGGAATGAAGACATTGGAGAATGGCAGCTG AAATGTGTGGCATACACTGGCAACAATATGAGAAAACAAACCCCTGCtccagacaaaaaagaaaaagat CCATTTGAGGTGGATCTTTCCCATGTGTATCTGGCCTACACAGAGGAGAGCATGCGGCAGTCACTGATGAAACTAGAGAGACCCAGAACCTCTAAAAGTGGCAAGAGTGGCCGACCCAAGACTGGGCGCAG GAAAAGATCTGCAAAGCCAGACGCTGTGATCGAATCCCTTCTGCAGTGA
- the kif3a gene encoding kinesin-like protein KIF3A isoform X2: protein MPSNKLEKPDKQEGNDNVKVVVRCRPLNQKEKMMSHRQAVTVDEHRGTITVNKLETPHEPPKTFTFDTVFGQESKQLDVYNLTARPIVDSVLAGYNGTIFAYGQTGTGKTFTMEGVRAVPELRGIIPNSFAHVFGHIAKAEGDTRFLVRVSYLEIYNEEVRDLLGKDQMQRLEVKERPDVGVYIKDLSGYVVNNADDMDRIMTLGHKNRSVGATNMNEHSSRSHAIFTITIECSEKGVDGNQHVRMGKLHLVDLAGSERQGKTGATGQRLKEATKINLSLSTLGNVISALVDGKSTHVPYRNSKLTRLLQDSLGGNSKTMMCANIGPADYNYDETISTLRYANRAKNIKNKARINEDPKDALLRQFQKEIEELKKKLVEGEEISGSEGSGSEEMDEGDDEGGVAGEGRRRRRERGKKKVSPDKMVEMQAKIEEERKALEAKLDMEEEERNKARAELEKREKDLLKAQQEHHLLQDKLSALEKKVIVGGVDLLAKAEEQEKLLQESNNELEERRRRAEQLRRELEEKEQERLDIEEKYTSLQEEAQGKTKKLKKVWTMLMAAKSEMADLQQEHHREIEGLLENIRQLSRELRLQMLIIDNFIPQEYQEMIENYVHWNEDIGEWQLKCVAYTGNNMRKQTPAPDKKEKDPFEVDLSHVYLAYTEESMRQSLMKLERPRTSKSGKSGRPKTGRRKRSAKPDAVIESLLQ from the exons ATGCCG agcaaTAAGCTTGAGAAACCTGACAAGCAGGAGGGGAATGATAACGTCAAGGTGGTGGTGAGATGTCGTCCCCTCAACCAGAAGGAGAAGATGATGAGCCACAGACAGGCCGTCACGGTGGACGAGCACCGTGGGACCATTACAGTCAACAAACTGGAGACTCCCCATGAGCCTCCCAAGACCTTCACCTTTGACACCGTGTTTGGACAAGAAAGCAAACAGCTGGATGTCTACAATCTCACTGCCCGCCCCATCGTTGACTCAGTATTAGCGGGATACAATG GCACCATTTTTGCATATGGGCAAACTGGCACCGGAAAAACATTCACCATGGAGGGTGTGAGAGCAGTGCCAGAACTCAGAGGGATAATCCCAAACTCCTTTGCTCATGTTTTTGGTCACATTGCCAAGGCAGAGGGTGACACAAG GTTTTTGGTTCGTGTTTCGTACCTGGAAATTTACAATGAGGAAGTGCGAGACTTGTTGGGCAAAGACCAGATGCAAAGGCTAGAG GTGAAAGAAAGACCAGATGTTGGCGTGTATATCAAAGACCTCTCTGGTTACGTCGTGAACAATGCCGACGACATGGACAGGATTATGACGCTGGGCCACAAAAATC GGTCTGTCGGTGCCACAAACATGAATGAACACAGCTCCCGTTCTCATGCTATCTTCACCATCACCATCGAGTGCAGTGAGAAGGGTGTGGATGGAAACCAGCATGTGCGCATGGGAAAGCTTCATCTGGTTGATCTTGCA GGCTCCGAGAGACAGGGCAAAACTGGAGCCACAGGTCAGCGTTTAAAGGAAGCAACAAAGatcaacctctctctctccacgctGGGTAACGTCATCTCTGCTCTGGTGGACGGCAAGAGCACACACGTGCCCTACAGGAACTCTAAACTGACCCGTCTGCTGCAGGATTCACTGGGAGGAAACTCCAAGACCATGATG TGTGCAAATATAGGCCCTGCAGACTATAACTATGATGAGACCATCAGTACCCTGCGCTACGCTAATAGGGCTAAAAACATCAAGAACAAAGCCAGGATCAATGAGGATCCTAAGGATGCTCTACTGCGCCAGTTTCAGAAGGAGATTGAAGAGCTAAAGAAGAAACTGGTGGAAG GTGAAGAGATCTCTGGCTCAGAGGGCAGTGGATCAGAGGAGAtggatgaaggtgatgatgaaggAGGGGTGGCAGGAGAAGGCCGCAGGAGAAGGAGAG AAAGAG GGAAGAAGAAGGTTTCCCCAGACAAGATGGTAGAGATGCAGGCAAAGATTGAAGAGGAAAGGAAGGCCTTGGAGGCTAAgctggacatggaggaggaggagaggaacaaGGCAAGAGCGGAGCtagagaagagggagaaggaCCTTCTGAAAGCCCA GCAAGAGCATCACCTTCTGCAGGACAAATTGTCGGCCTTAGAGAAGAAGGTGATCGTGGGTGGGGTGGACCTCTTGGCCAAGGCTGAGGAGCAGGAGAAGCTTTTGCAGGAGTCCAACAATGAACTGGAAGAACGTCGCAGGAGAGCGGAGCAGCTGCGgagggagctggaggagaaaGAG CAAGAACGTCTGGACATAGAAGAGAAGTACACTAGTTTGCAGGAGGAGGCTCAAGGAAAGACCAAGAAGCTGAAGAAAGTATGGACCATGCTGATGGCTGCCAAATCAGAA ATGGCAGATCTGCAGCAAGAGCACCACAGAGAGATCGAGGGCCTCCTAGAGAACATCCGCCAGCTGAGTCGAGAGCTGCGGCTCCAGATGCTCATCATAGACAACTTTATTCCCCAGGAATAccag GAGATGATAGAGAATTACGTGCACTGGAATGAAGACATTGGAGAATGGCAGCTG AAATGTGTGGCATACACTGGCAACAATATGAGAAAACAAACCCCTGCtccagacaaaaaagaaaaagat CCATTTGAGGTGGATCTTTCCCATGTGTATCTGGCCTACACAGAGGAGAGCATGCGGCAGTCACTGATGAAACTAGAGAGACCCAGAACCTCTAAAAGTGGCAAGAGTGGCCGACCCAAGACTGGGCGCAG GAAAAGATCTGCAAAGCCAGACGCTGTGATCGAATCCCTTCTGCAGTGA
- the kif3a gene encoding kinesin-like protein KIF3A isoform X3, with protein MPSNKLEKPDKQEGNDNVKVVVRCRPLNQKEKMMSHRQAVTVDEHRGTITVNKLETPHEPPKTFTFDTVFGQESKQLDVYNLTARPIVDSVLAGYNGTIFAYGQTGTGKTFTMEGVRAVPELRGIIPNSFAHVFGHIAKAEGDTRFLVRVSYLEIYNEEVRDLLGKDQMQRLEVKERPDVGVYIKDLSGYVVNNADDMDRIMTLGHKNRSVGATNMNEHSSRSHAIFTITIECSEKGVDGNQHVRMGKLHLVDLAGSERQGKTGATGQRLKEATKINLSLSTLGNVISALVDGKSTHVPYRNSKLTRLLQDSLGGNSKTMMCANIGPADYNYDETISTLRYANRAKNIKNKARINEDPKDALLRQFQKEIEELKKKLVEGEEISGSEGSGSEEMDEGDDEGGVAGEGRRRRRGKKKVSPDKMVEMQAKIEEERKALEAKLDMEEEERNKARAELEKREKDLLKAQQEHHLLQDKLSALEKKVIVGGVDLLAKAEEQEKLLQESNNELEERRRRAEQLRRELEEKEQERLDIEEKYTSLQEEAQGKTKKLKKVWTMLMAAKSEMADLQQEHHREIEGLLENIRQLSRELRLQMLIIDNFIPQEYQEMIENYVHWNEDIGEWQLKCVAYTGNNMRKQTPAPDKKEKDPFEVDLSHVYLAYTEESMRQSLMKLERPRTSKSGKSGRPKTGRRKRSAKPDAVIESLLQ; from the exons ATGCCG agcaaTAAGCTTGAGAAACCTGACAAGCAGGAGGGGAATGATAACGTCAAGGTGGTGGTGAGATGTCGTCCCCTCAACCAGAAGGAGAAGATGATGAGCCACAGACAGGCCGTCACGGTGGACGAGCACCGTGGGACCATTACAGTCAACAAACTGGAGACTCCCCATGAGCCTCCCAAGACCTTCACCTTTGACACCGTGTTTGGACAAGAAAGCAAACAGCTGGATGTCTACAATCTCACTGCCCGCCCCATCGTTGACTCAGTATTAGCGGGATACAATG GCACCATTTTTGCATATGGGCAAACTGGCACCGGAAAAACATTCACCATGGAGGGTGTGAGAGCAGTGCCAGAACTCAGAGGGATAATCCCAAACTCCTTTGCTCATGTTTTTGGTCACATTGCCAAGGCAGAGGGTGACACAAG GTTTTTGGTTCGTGTTTCGTACCTGGAAATTTACAATGAGGAAGTGCGAGACTTGTTGGGCAAAGACCAGATGCAAAGGCTAGAG GTGAAAGAAAGACCAGATGTTGGCGTGTATATCAAAGACCTCTCTGGTTACGTCGTGAACAATGCCGACGACATGGACAGGATTATGACGCTGGGCCACAAAAATC GGTCTGTCGGTGCCACAAACATGAATGAACACAGCTCCCGTTCTCATGCTATCTTCACCATCACCATCGAGTGCAGTGAGAAGGGTGTGGATGGAAACCAGCATGTGCGCATGGGAAAGCTTCATCTGGTTGATCTTGCA GGCTCCGAGAGACAGGGCAAAACTGGAGCCACAGGTCAGCGTTTAAAGGAAGCAACAAAGatcaacctctctctctccacgctGGGTAACGTCATCTCTGCTCTGGTGGACGGCAAGAGCACACACGTGCCCTACAGGAACTCTAAACTGACCCGTCTGCTGCAGGATTCACTGGGAGGAAACTCCAAGACCATGATG TGTGCAAATATAGGCCCTGCAGACTATAACTATGATGAGACCATCAGTACCCTGCGCTACGCTAATAGGGCTAAAAACATCAAGAACAAAGCCAGGATCAATGAGGATCCTAAGGATGCTCTACTGCGCCAGTTTCAGAAGGAGATTGAAGAGCTAAAGAAGAAACTGGTGGAAG GTGAAGAGATCTCTGGCTCAGAGGGCAGTGGATCAGAGGAGAtggatgaaggtgatgatgaaggAGGGGTGGCAGGAGAAGGCCGCAGGAGAAGGAGAG GGAAGAAGAAGGTTTCCCCAGACAAGATGGTAGAGATGCAGGCAAAGATTGAAGAGGAAAGGAAGGCCTTGGAGGCTAAgctggacatggaggaggaggagaggaacaaGGCAAGAGCGGAGCtagagaagagggagaaggaCCTTCTGAAAGCCCA GCAAGAGCATCACCTTCTGCAGGACAAATTGTCGGCCTTAGAGAAGAAGGTGATCGTGGGTGGGGTGGACCTCTTGGCCAAGGCTGAGGAGCAGGAGAAGCTTTTGCAGGAGTCCAACAATGAACTGGAAGAACGTCGCAGGAGAGCGGAGCAGCTGCGgagggagctggaggagaaaGAG CAAGAACGTCTGGACATAGAAGAGAAGTACACTAGTTTGCAGGAGGAGGCTCAAGGAAAGACCAAGAAGCTGAAGAAAGTATGGACCATGCTGATGGCTGCCAAATCAGAA ATGGCAGATCTGCAGCAAGAGCACCACAGAGAGATCGAGGGCCTCCTAGAGAACATCCGCCAGCTGAGTCGAGAGCTGCGGCTCCAGATGCTCATCATAGACAACTTTATTCCCCAGGAATAccag GAGATGATAGAGAATTACGTGCACTGGAATGAAGACATTGGAGAATGGCAGCTG AAATGTGTGGCATACACTGGCAACAATATGAGAAAACAAACCCCTGCtccagacaaaaaagaaaaagat CCATTTGAGGTGGATCTTTCCCATGTGTATCTGGCCTACACAGAGGAGAGCATGCGGCAGTCACTGATGAAACTAGAGAGACCCAGAACCTCTAAAAGTGGCAAGAGTGGCCGACCCAAGACTGGGCGCAG GAAAAGATCTGCAAAGCCAGACGCTGTGATCGAATCCCTTCTGCAGTGA
- the kif3a gene encoding kinesin-like protein KIF3A isoform X4 yields the protein MMSHRQAVTVDEHRGTITVNKLETPHEPPKTFTFDTVFGQESKQLDVYNLTARPIVDSVLAGYNGTIFAYGQTGTGKTFTMEGVRAVPELRGIIPNSFAHVFGHIAKAEGDTRFLVRVSYLEIYNEEVRDLLGKDQMQRLEVKERPDVGVYIKDLSGYVVNNADDMDRIMTLGHKNRSVGATNMNEHSSRSHAIFTITIECSEKGVDGNQHVRMGKLHLVDLAGSERQGKTGATGQRLKEATKINLSLSTLGNVISALVDGKSTHVPYRNSKLTRLLQDSLGGNSKTMMCANIGPADYNYDETISTLRYANRAKNIKNKARINEDPKDALLRQFQKEIEELKKKLVEGEEISGSEGSGSEEMDEGDDEGGVAGEGRRRRREERGKKKVSPDKMVEMQAKIEEERKALEAKLDMEEEERNKARAELEKREKDLLKAQQEHHLLQDKLSALEKKVIVGGVDLLAKAEEQEKLLQESNNELEERRRRAEQLRRELEEKEQERLDIEEKYTSLQEEAQGKTKKLKKVWTMLMAAKSEMADLQQEHHREIEGLLENIRQLSRELRLQMLIIDNFIPQEYQEMIENYVHWNEDIGEWQLKCVAYTGNNMRKQTPAPDKKEKDPFEVDLSHVYLAYTEESMRQSLMKLERPRTSKSGKSGRPKTGRRKRSAKPDAVIESLLQ from the exons ATGATGAGCCACAGACAGGCCGTCACGGTGGACGAGCACCGTGGGACCATTACAGTCAACAAACTGGAGACTCCCCATGAGCCTCCCAAGACCTTCACCTTTGACACCGTGTTTGGACAAGAAAGCAAACAGCTGGATGTCTACAATCTCACTGCCCGCCCCATCGTTGACTCAGTATTAGCGGGATACAATG GCACCATTTTTGCATATGGGCAAACTGGCACCGGAAAAACATTCACCATGGAGGGTGTGAGAGCAGTGCCAGAACTCAGAGGGATAATCCCAAACTCCTTTGCTCATGTTTTTGGTCACATTGCCAAGGCAGAGGGTGACACAAG GTTTTTGGTTCGTGTTTCGTACCTGGAAATTTACAATGAGGAAGTGCGAGACTTGTTGGGCAAAGACCAGATGCAAAGGCTAGAG GTGAAAGAAAGACCAGATGTTGGCGTGTATATCAAAGACCTCTCTGGTTACGTCGTGAACAATGCCGACGACATGGACAGGATTATGACGCTGGGCCACAAAAATC GGTCTGTCGGTGCCACAAACATGAATGAACACAGCTCCCGTTCTCATGCTATCTTCACCATCACCATCGAGTGCAGTGAGAAGGGTGTGGATGGAAACCAGCATGTGCGCATGGGAAAGCTTCATCTGGTTGATCTTGCA GGCTCCGAGAGACAGGGCAAAACTGGAGCCACAGGTCAGCGTTTAAAGGAAGCAACAAAGatcaacctctctctctccacgctGGGTAACGTCATCTCTGCTCTGGTGGACGGCAAGAGCACACACGTGCCCTACAGGAACTCTAAACTGACCCGTCTGCTGCAGGATTCACTGGGAGGAAACTCCAAGACCATGATG TGTGCAAATATAGGCCCTGCAGACTATAACTATGATGAGACCATCAGTACCCTGCGCTACGCTAATAGGGCTAAAAACATCAAGAACAAAGCCAGGATCAATGAGGATCCTAAGGATGCTCTACTGCGCCAGTTTCAGAAGGAGATTGAAGAGCTAAAGAAGAAACTGGTGGAAG GTGAAGAGATCTCTGGCTCAGAGGGCAGTGGATCAGAGGAGAtggatgaaggtgatgatgaaggAGGGGTGGCAGGAGAAGGCCGCAGGAGAAGGAGAG AAGAAAGAG GGAAGAAGAAGGTTTCCCCAGACAAGATGGTAGAGATGCAGGCAAAGATTGAAGAGGAAAGGAAGGCCTTGGAGGCTAAgctggacatggaggaggaggagaggaacaaGGCAAGAGCGGAGCtagagaagagggagaaggaCCTTCTGAAAGCCCA GCAAGAGCATCACCTTCTGCAGGACAAATTGTCGGCCTTAGAGAAGAAGGTGATCGTGGGTGGGGTGGACCTCTTGGCCAAGGCTGAGGAGCAGGAGAAGCTTTTGCAGGAGTCCAACAATGAACTGGAAGAACGTCGCAGGAGAGCGGAGCAGCTGCGgagggagctggaggagaaaGAG CAAGAACGTCTGGACATAGAAGAGAAGTACACTAGTTTGCAGGAGGAGGCTCAAGGAAAGACCAAGAAGCTGAAGAAAGTATGGACCATGCTGATGGCTGCCAAATCAGAA ATGGCAGATCTGCAGCAAGAGCACCACAGAGAGATCGAGGGCCTCCTAGAGAACATCCGCCAGCTGAGTCGAGAGCTGCGGCTCCAGATGCTCATCATAGACAACTTTATTCCCCAGGAATAccag GAGATGATAGAGAATTACGTGCACTGGAATGAAGACATTGGAGAATGGCAGCTG AAATGTGTGGCATACACTGGCAACAATATGAGAAAACAAACCCCTGCtccagacaaaaaagaaaaagat CCATTTGAGGTGGATCTTTCCCATGTGTATCTGGCCTACACAGAGGAGAGCATGCGGCAGTCACTGATGAAACTAGAGAGACCCAGAACCTCTAAAAGTGGCAAGAGTGGCCGACCCAAGACTGGGCGCAG GAAAAGATCTGCAAAGCCAGACGCTGTGATCGAATCCCTTCTGCAGTGA